A part of Variovorax sp. HW608 genomic DNA contains:
- a CDS encoding GNAT family N-acetyltransferase — translation MITAYEITLAQAADAGAIAELSRDAIERGLSWRWTERRVLRAIRSEETNVAVARRDGMLLGFGIMQYGDDEAHIALFAVSAQHRRLGVGSALLAWFEATAAVAGLSAIRLEARIGNAPAKAFYRRHGFTEYASSPGYYEDVEDAVRMVKRLGVEP, via the coding sequence GTGATCACCGCTTACGAAATCACCCTTGCCCAGGCGGCCGACGCCGGGGCGATCGCGGAGCTGTCCCGCGACGCCATCGAGCGGGGGCTTTCATGGCGCTGGACCGAACGCCGCGTGCTGCGCGCCATCCGCAGCGAGGAGACCAACGTGGCCGTGGCGCGCCGGGACGGCATGCTCCTGGGCTTCGGGATCATGCAGTACGGCGACGACGAGGCGCACATCGCGCTCTTCGCCGTCAGCGCCCAGCATCGCCGCCTGGGCGTGGGCTCCGCGCTGCTGGCATGGTTCGAAGCCACCGCCGCCGTGGCCGGCCTCAGCGCGATACGGCTCGAGGCGCGGATCGGCAACGCGCCGGCCAAGGCCTTCTACCGGCGGCACGGCTTCACGGAATACGCGTCGAGCCCGGGCTACTACGAGGACGTGGAAGACGCGGTGCGGATGGTCAAGCGTCTCGGCGTGGAGCCCTGA
- a CDS encoding patatin-like phospholipase family protein, which yields MPSVPNDPPNIDISPVGLVLTGGGARAAYQAGVLQAIGRLRRSAGERSRINPFQIITGTSAGAINAAALACGADDFEATVRMIGRAWSGLGPGQVYRADALSVVRSDAPWARLLSAGWLIAKWRRSGLRSLLDNTPLRQLLEQMVPLARLDDLMAKGHLDALAVTASSYGSGEHVTFYQAGPHQQPWVRSKRMAVPVRITYDHLLASSAIPFVFPATALDMGAHLEYFGDGSMRQSAPLSAAIHLGARRVLAIGSGRIEEPQEVLAPNALSGYPSLAQIAGHTLSSIFLDSLTADVERLRRINDTLSLIPLEARHRTALRHVELLLIAPSQRVDLIAARHAHALPPAVRSLLGEPSMPRAAEELKGAALASYLLFEKAFTRELIALGRSDAMEQRAAIRRFFGWRRCEDSPDGLRAPRRDA from the coding sequence ATGCCTTCCGTCCCGAACGATCCGCCGAACATCGACATCTCGCCCGTGGGTCTGGTCCTGACCGGCGGCGGTGCGCGTGCGGCCTACCAGGCCGGCGTGCTGCAGGCGATCGGCAGGCTGCGGCGCAGCGCCGGCGAACGCTCGCGCATCAATCCCTTCCAGATCATCACCGGCACCTCGGCGGGCGCGATCAACGCCGCGGCGCTCGCCTGCGGGGCCGATGACTTCGAGGCCACCGTGCGGATGATCGGACGCGCCTGGTCCGGCCTCGGCCCCGGCCAGGTCTACCGCGCCGACGCGCTGAGCGTGGTGCGCAGCGACGCCCCGTGGGCGCGCCTGCTGTCAGCCGGCTGGCTGATCGCCAAATGGCGGCGCAGCGGCCTGCGCTCGCTGCTCGACAACACGCCGCTGCGCCAGTTGCTGGAGCAGATGGTGCCGCTGGCCCGGCTGGACGACCTGATGGCAAAGGGCCATCTCGACGCGCTGGCTGTGACCGCATCGAGCTACGGGTCGGGCGAGCACGTGACCTTCTACCAGGCCGGCCCGCACCAGCAGCCGTGGGTCCGCTCCAAGCGCATGGCGGTGCCGGTGCGCATCACCTACGACCATCTGCTCGCGTCCTCGGCGATTCCCTTCGTGTTCCCGGCGACGGCGCTCGACATGGGCGCGCACCTGGAGTACTTCGGCGACGGCTCGATGCGGCAGTCGGCGCCGCTGTCGGCGGCCATCCACCTGGGCGCGCGGCGCGTCCTCGCGATCGGCTCCGGCCGCATCGAGGAGCCGCAGGAGGTGCTGGCGCCGAACGCGCTCAGCGGCTATCCGTCGCTGGCGCAGATCGCCGGGCATACGCTTTCGAGCATCTTCCTGGATTCGCTGACCGCCGACGTGGAGCGCCTGCGCCGCATCAACGACACCCTGTCGCTGATCCCGCTCGAGGCGCGCCATCGAACCGCGCTGCGGCACGTCGAGCTGTTGCTGATCGCGCCGTCGCAGCGCGTGGACCTGATCGCCGCGCGGCACGCGCACGCCCTGCCGCCGGCCGTGCGCAGCCTGCTCGGCGAGCCCTCGATGCCGCGCGCGGCGGAAGAGCTCAAGGGCGCGGCGCTCGCGAGCTACCTGCTGTTCGAGAAGGCCTTCACGCGCGAGCTGATCGCGCTCGGGCGGTCGGATGCGATGGAGCAGCGCGCTGCGATCCGCCGATTCTTCGGCTGGCGGCGCTGCGAAGACTCGCCGGACGGCCTCAGGGCTCCACGCCGAGACGCTTGA
- a CDS encoding CysB family HTH-type transcriptional regulator — MNFQQLRSVREAVRCGFNLTEVAHQLHTSQPGVSRQIRELEEELGIELFVRAGKRLTGLTEPGGHVLPIIERMLLESANLKLAGQEFVARQTGLLSVAATHSQARYALPVAVQEFRAQFPDVKLHLHQGSPKQIAQMLLDGEADVGIATEALGDYPQLVALPCYRWTHSVVVPPGHALLDQPLTLGALAKHPLITYDTGFTGRTRIDRAFEERGLAPNIVLTAMDADVIKTYAQLGMGVGIVAGIAYEAERDTHLQALDAGELFGIHLTKLAVRRGSYLRGYVHAFIESFAPTLPREVVEKALAEDPAAQIES; from the coding sequence ATGAATTTCCAACAATTGCGCTCGGTGCGCGAGGCCGTGCGCTGCGGCTTCAACCTGACCGAAGTCGCTCATCAGCTTCACACCTCCCAGCCCGGCGTGAGCCGGCAGATCCGCGAACTCGAGGAAGAGCTGGGCATCGAGCTCTTCGTGCGCGCCGGCAAGCGGCTCACGGGCCTCACCGAGCCCGGCGGCCATGTGCTGCCGATCATCGAGCGCATGCTGCTGGAGAGCGCGAACCTGAAGCTCGCGGGCCAGGAATTCGTCGCGCGGCAGACCGGGCTGCTCTCGGTCGCGGCCACGCACTCCCAGGCACGCTATGCGCTGCCGGTGGCGGTGCAGGAGTTCCGGGCCCAGTTTCCCGACGTGAAGCTGCACCTGCACCAGGGCTCGCCCAAGCAGATCGCGCAGATGCTGCTCGACGGCGAGGCCGACGTCGGCATCGCGACCGAAGCGCTCGGCGACTACCCGCAGCTCGTCGCGCTGCCCTGCTACCGCTGGACGCATTCGGTGGTAGTGCCGCCCGGGCATGCGCTGCTCGACCAGCCGCTGACGCTGGGGGCGCTCGCGAAGCATCCGCTGATCACCTACGACACCGGCTTCACGGGCCGCACGCGCATCGACAGGGCCTTCGAGGAACGCGGCCTCGCGCCCAACATCGTGCTGACCGCGATGGACGCGGACGTCATCAAGACCTACGCGCAGCTGGGCATGGGCGTGGGCATCGTCGCCGGCATCGCCTACGAGGCCGAGCGCGACACGCACTTGCAGGCGCTCGACGCGGGCGAGCTGTTCGGCATCCACCTGACCAAGCTCGCGGTGCGGCGCGGCAGCTACCTGCGCGGCTACGTGCACGCCTTCATCGAATCGTTTGCGCCGACGCTGCCGCGCGAGGTGGTGGAGAAGGCGCTGGCGGAGGACCCCGCGGCGCAGATCGAATCCTGA
- the apbC gene encoding iron-sulfur cluster carrier protein ApbC: MAVTQEALASALQAVQDPNTGKDFVSTKALKNVQIQGGDVAFDIELGYPAKSQVPEIRKALVAAAKAVPGVQNVSVNVTTKVISHAVQRGVQLMPNVKNIIAVASGKGGVGKSTTAVNLALALAAEGAKVGLLDADIYGPSQPMMLGIDRRPESEDGKTMEPLENHGVQVMSIGFLVDQDEAMIWRGPMATQALEQLLRQTNWKDLDYLIVDLPPGTGDIQLTLSQRVPMTGAVIVTTPQDIALLDAKKGIKMFEKVGVPILGIVENMAVHVCSNCGHVEHIFGAEGGKKMAEQYKMEYLGALPLDINIRLQADSGKPTVVADPDGEVAGIYKAVARRVAVGIAEKAKDFSSKFPTITISKNT; encoded by the coding sequence ATGGCAGTTACACAAGAGGCGCTCGCAAGCGCACTCCAGGCGGTCCAGGACCCCAACACCGGCAAGGATTTCGTCAGCACCAAGGCGTTGAAGAACGTCCAGATCCAGGGCGGCGACGTCGCGTTCGACATCGAGCTCGGCTACCCGGCCAAGAGCCAGGTGCCCGAGATCCGCAAGGCGCTCGTGGCGGCCGCGAAGGCGGTGCCGGGCGTGCAGAACGTCTCGGTCAACGTCACGACCAAGGTCATCAGCCATGCGGTGCAGCGCGGCGTGCAGCTGATGCCCAACGTGAAGAACATCATCGCGGTCGCATCGGGCAAGGGCGGCGTCGGCAAGAGCACCACCGCGGTCAACCTCGCGCTCGCGCTCGCGGCCGAGGGGGCGAAGGTGGGCCTGCTCGACGCCGACATCTACGGCCCGAGCCAGCCGATGATGCTGGGCATCGACCGCCGGCCCGAGAGCGAGGACGGCAAGACCATGGAGCCGCTGGAGAACCACGGTGTGCAGGTCATGTCGATCGGCTTCCTGGTCGACCAGGACGAGGCCATGATCTGGCGCGGCCCGATGGCCACGCAGGCGCTGGAGCAGCTGCTGCGCCAGACCAACTGGAAGGACCTCGACTACCTGATCGTCGACCTGCCGCCGGGCACCGGCGACATCCAGCTCACGCTCTCGCAGCGCGTGCCGATGACCGGCGCGGTGATCGTCACCACGCCGCAGGACATCGCGCTGCTCGACGCCAAGAAGGGCATCAAGATGTTCGAGAAGGTCGGCGTGCCGATCCTCGGCATCGTCGAGAACATGGCGGTGCACGTGTGCTCCAACTGCGGCCATGTCGAGCACATCTTCGGCGCCGAGGGCGGCAAGAAGATGGCCGAGCAGTACAAGATGGAGTACCTCGGCGCGCTGCCGCTGGACATCAACATCCGCCTGCAGGCCGACAGCGGCAAGCCGACGGTGGTGGCCGACCCCGACGGCGAGGTGGCAGGCATCTACAAGGCGGTCGCGCGCCGCGTCGCGGTGGGCATCGCCGAGAAGGCCAAGGACTTCTCGTCGAAATTCCCGACCATCACGATCTCCAAGAACACCTGA
- a CDS encoding LysR substrate-binding domain-containing protein, with the protein MNLLASMRYLVALDEHRHFGRAAQACHITQPALSNALRALEAEYGVVIVRRGRTYVGLTHEGELVLATAQRMLRESEVLQQELRSEEGKPCGHLRMAAVPTAIPVLARFAAMLQQRHPGIVPSVLTMSSQQLETGLETLSLDLALGYIERMHLRDVKLDAWPQTIEHYFLLRRAKRPAADMLRIGKPITWAEAAELPLCLLTPDMHNRDIIDQAFRGSGKTVAPAIETNSVLTLVLGVVAGNVCSVLPGAMVAAVRSHRELEALPLAEPDVKTPIGFMTQQGVRPSRALEAALALLQTPEWREQVEQHSGALGA; encoded by the coding sequence ATGAACCTGCTCGCCTCGATGCGCTATCTCGTCGCGCTCGACGAGCACCGCCATTTCGGCCGCGCCGCGCAGGCCTGCCACATCACTCAGCCGGCGCTGTCGAATGCGCTGCGCGCGCTGGAGGCCGAATACGGCGTGGTGATCGTGCGGCGCGGCCGCACCTACGTCGGGCTCACGCACGAAGGCGAACTCGTGCTGGCGACCGCGCAGCGCATGCTGCGCGAAAGCGAGGTGCTGCAGCAGGAACTGCGCAGCGAGGAGGGCAAGCCCTGCGGCCACCTGCGCATGGCGGCGGTGCCCACGGCCATCCCGGTGCTGGCGCGCTTCGCGGCGATGCTGCAGCAGCGGCATCCGGGCATCGTGCCGTCGGTGCTGACGATGAGCTCGCAGCAGCTCGAGACCGGTCTGGAAACCCTCTCGCTCGATCTGGCGCTGGGCTATATCGAGCGCATGCACCTTCGGGACGTGAAGCTCGATGCCTGGCCGCAGACCATCGAGCACTACTTCCTGCTGCGCCGCGCGAAGCGGCCGGCCGCGGACATGCTGCGCATCGGCAAGCCGATCACCTGGGCCGAGGCGGCCGAGCTGCCGCTGTGCCTGCTCACGCCGGACATGCACAACCGCGACATCATCGATCAGGCTTTCCGGGGCAGCGGAAAGACCGTTGCGCCGGCCATCGAGACGAACTCGGTGCTGACGCTGGTGCTCGGCGTGGTGGCAGGCAATGTCTGCAGCGTGCTGCCGGGCGCCATGGTGGCCGCCGTGCGCAGCCATCGCGAGCTCGAAGCGCTGCCGCTCGCCGAGCCCGACGTGAAGACGCCCATCGGCTTCATGACGCAGCAGGGGGTGCGGCCGTCGCGCGCCCTGGAGGCGGCGCTGGCGCTCTTGCAGACGCCCGAGTGGCGCGAGCAGGTCGAGCAGCACAGCGGGGCGCTGGGCGCCTGA
- a CDS encoding OFA family MFS transporter: MTGSTAGVLGGDGIGVAVPEPGFLDKERIIAGAGFNRWLVPPAALAIHLCIGMAYGFSVFWLPLSKSLSTAGTGAKACPNDMSFFAELFATGCDWRIATLGWMYTLFFVFLGCAAALWGGWLERAGPRKAGVVSALCWCGGMLISALGIHLHQFWMMIVGSGVIGGIGLGLGYISPVSTLIKWFPDRRGMATGMAIMGFGGGAMIGSPLAVDLMKAFSSPTDVGVMQTFIVMALVYFVFMMGGALGYRVPATGWKPEGWTPPPAQTSNAMITQHHVHVKKVWGIPQFWLVWMVLTMNVSAGIGVIGMASPMLQEVFGGALIDVPKKFGELDKTQLAAIAAVAGGFTALLSLFNIGGRFFWASLSDKLGRKLTYTVFFLLGGALYFSVPTSAAIGSKLMFVGAFCIILSMYGGGFSTVPAYLADLFGAQMVGAIHGRLLTAWATAGILGPVVVNYMREYQLGLGIPREQVYNQTMYILVGMLVIGLICNLLVRPVADKHFMTEEELAHEKKLAHERAAAAEVGSGAVRASDAVSPAVAIMAWLAVGIPLAWGVYRTLAPVAKFFN; the protein is encoded by the coding sequence ATGACAGGTTCAACTGCAGGCGTCCTCGGCGGGGACGGCATCGGCGTCGCCGTACCGGAACCGGGCTTTCTCGACAAGGAACGGATCATCGCGGGGGCGGGCTTCAACCGCTGGCTGGTCCCGCCGGCAGCGCTGGCGATCCACCTGTGCATCGGCATGGCCTACGGCTTCTCGGTGTTCTGGCTGCCGCTGTCGAAGTCGCTGTCCACCGCCGGCACCGGCGCCAAGGCCTGTCCGAACGACATGAGCTTTTTCGCCGAGCTCTTCGCCACCGGCTGCGACTGGCGCATTGCCACGCTGGGCTGGATGTACACGCTGTTCTTCGTCTTCCTCGGTTGCGCCGCGGCGCTCTGGGGCGGCTGGCTCGAGCGCGCCGGTCCGCGCAAGGCCGGCGTGGTGTCGGCGCTGTGCTGGTGCGGCGGCATGCTGATCTCGGCGCTGGGCATTCACCTGCACCAGTTCTGGATGATGATCGTCGGCTCCGGCGTGATCGGCGGCATCGGGCTGGGGCTCGGCTACATCTCGCCGGTGAGCACGCTGATCAAGTGGTTCCCCGACCGGCGCGGCATGGCGACCGGCATGGCGATCATGGGCTTCGGCGGCGGCGCGATGATCGGCTCGCCGCTTGCGGTGGACCTGATGAAGGCCTTCTCCAGCCCCACGGACGTCGGCGTGATGCAGACCTTCATCGTGATGGCGCTGGTCTACTTCGTCTTCATGATGGGCGGTGCGCTCGGCTACCGCGTGCCGGCGACCGGCTGGAAGCCCGAGGGCTGGACCCCGCCGCCCGCGCAGACCAGCAACGCGATGATCACGCAGCACCACGTGCACGTGAAGAAGGTGTGGGGCATCCCGCAGTTCTGGCTCGTGTGGATGGTGCTCACCATGAACGTGAGCGCGGGCATCGGCGTGATCGGCATGGCCAGCCCGATGCTGCAGGAGGTCTTCGGCGGCGCGCTGATCGACGTGCCGAAGAAGTTCGGCGAACTCGACAAGACTCAGCTCGCCGCCATCGCCGCGGTAGCCGGCGGCTTCACCGCGCTGTTGTCGCTTTTCAATATCGGCGGCCGCTTCTTCTGGGCGAGCCTGTCGGACAAGCTCGGCCGCAAGCTCACCTACACCGTCTTCTTCCTGCTCGGCGGCGCGCTGTACTTCAGCGTGCCGACCTCGGCGGCCATCGGCAGCAAGCTGATGTTCGTCGGTGCCTTCTGCATCATCCTGTCGATGTACGGCGGCGGTTTCTCGACGGTGCCGGCTTACCTCGCAGACCTGTTCGGCGCGCAGATGGTCGGCGCGATCCACGGCCGCCTGCTCACCGCATGGGCCACGGCCGGCATCCTGGGCCCGGTGGTCGTCAACTACATGCGGGAATACCAGCTCGGGCTTGGCATCCCGCGCGAGCAGGTTTACAACCAGACCATGTACATCCTGGTCGGCATGCTGGTCATCGGGCTCATCTGCAACCTGCTGGTGCGTCCGGTCGCCGACAAGCACTTCATGACCGAAGAGGAGTTGGCGCACGAGAAGAAGCTCGCACACGAGAGGGCCGCGGCGGCCGAGGTAGGCTCCGGCGCGGTGCGCGCAAGCGATGCGGTGAGCCCGGCCGTGGCCATCATGGCCTGGCTGGCGGTGGGCATTCCGCTGGCCTGGGGCGTGTATCGCACGCTGGCACCCGTTGCGAAATTCTTCAACTAG
- a CDS encoding NADH-ubiquinone oxidoreductase-F iron-sulfur binding region domain-containing protein produces MQYPGTEQIREVAIATPDQLRERIRRKSKLKGRQPEEASLQQVSELIGPAPADGYPRDLLIEFLHRINDAHGCLRDHHLVALAKLMNIPMAEVFEVASFYHHFEIVRGGQDAPGLTVRVCESLACEMAGAKDLLSRLPALLGQAGRGDVRVIPAPCIGRCEQAPAVAVHQRAVPCATAEKVLATVLSGESLQAGPPAQRSVVRFEPAELAQQSVSPPAGHIEVQPAYTDYATYRAKGGYQLAAALVGNEKEAETVIRAMENSGLRGLGGAGFPTGRKWRIVRDQPAPKLMAVNIDEGEPGTFKDRVYLERDPHRFLEGVLVAARIVGIDACYLYLRDEYHDCRELLEAELARLRADPPCPLPHIELRRGAGAYICGEESAMIESIEGKRGEPRMRPPYIAQVGLFGRPTLEHNFETLYWVRDIVQKGPQWFSAFGRHGRKGLRSFSVSGRVKAPGVKLAPAGITVQELIDEYCGGMQDGHTLYAYLPGGASGGILPARMNDIPLDFDTLQPHGCFIGSAAVMVLSQHDRARDAALNVMRFFEHESCGQCTPCRVGTAKAAALMEAPAWDNATLEDLAQVMGDASICGLGQAAPNPIRCIQKYFPQEI; encoded by the coding sequence ATGCAATACCCAGGCACAGAACAAATCAGGGAGGTGGCCATTGCCACTCCCGACCAGCTGCGCGAGCGCATCCGGCGCAAGAGCAAGCTCAAGGGGCGCCAGCCTGAAGAGGCCTCCCTGCAGCAGGTGAGCGAACTGATCGGCCCGGCGCCGGCCGACGGCTATCCGCGCGATCTGCTGATCGAGTTCCTGCACCGGATCAACGACGCGCACGGTTGCCTGCGCGACCATCATCTGGTCGCTCTCGCGAAGCTCATGAACATCCCGATGGCGGAGGTGTTCGAGGTCGCGAGCTTCTATCACCACTTCGAGATCGTGCGCGGTGGCCAGGACGCGCCGGGCCTCACGGTGCGCGTGTGCGAGAGCCTCGCATGCGAGATGGCCGGCGCGAAGGACCTGCTCTCCCGGCTGCCCGCGCTGCTGGGTCAGGCCGGACGCGGCGACGTGCGCGTGATTCCCGCGCCCTGCATCGGGCGCTGCGAGCAGGCGCCGGCGGTGGCGGTGCACCAGCGGGCGGTGCCGTGCGCGACCGCGGAGAAGGTGCTGGCCACCGTTCTTTCCGGCGAATCGCTGCAGGCCGGACCGCCCGCCCAGAGGTCCGTCGTGCGCTTCGAGCCCGCCGAGCTGGCACAGCAAAGCGTCTCGCCGCCGGCGGGGCACATCGAGGTGCAGCCGGCGTATACCGACTACGCCACCTACCGCGCGAAAGGCGGCTACCAGCTTGCCGCCGCCCTGGTGGGCAACGAGAAGGAAGCGGAGACGGTGATCCGCGCGATGGAGAATTCGGGCCTGCGCGGCTTGGGCGGCGCGGGATTCCCGACCGGGCGCAAGTGGCGCATCGTGCGCGACCAGCCGGCGCCCAAGCTCATGGCGGTCAACATCGACGAGGGCGAGCCCGGCACCTTCAAGGACCGCGTCTACCTCGAGCGCGATCCGCATCGTTTCCTCGAAGGCGTGCTGGTCGCCGCGCGCATCGTCGGCATCGACGCCTGCTACCTCTACCTGCGCGACGAATACCACGACTGCCGCGAACTCCTCGAGGCGGAGCTCGCCAGGCTGCGCGCCGATCCGCCATGCCCGCTGCCGCACATCGAACTGCGGCGCGGCGCGGGCGCCTACATCTGCGGCGAAGAGTCCGCGATGATCGAAAGCATCGAGGGCAAGCGCGGCGAGCCGCGCATGCGGCCGCCCTACATCGCGCAGGTGGGCCTGTTCGGCCGGCCGACGCTGGAACACAACTTCGAGACGCTCTACTGGGTGCGCGACATCGTGCAGAAGGGGCCGCAGTGGTTCAGCGCCTTCGGCCGCCATGGCCGCAAGGGGCTGCGCAGCTTCAGCGTCAGCGGGCGCGTGAAGGCACCGGGCGTCAAGCTCGCGCCGGCGGGCATCACGGTGCAGGAACTGATCGACGAATACTGCGGCGGCATGCAGGACGGCCACACGCTCTATGCCTACCTGCCGGGCGGCGCCTCGGGCGGCATCCTGCCCGCGCGCATGAACGACATCCCGCTGGACTTCGACACGCTGCAGCCGCACGGCTGCTTCATCGGCTCCGCGGCGGTGATGGTGCTGAGCCAGCATGACCGGGCGCGCGACGCCGCGCTCAACGTGATGCGCTTCTTCGAGCACGAGAGCTGCGGCCAGTGCACGCCGTGCCGCGTCGGCACCGCGAAGGCGGCGGCGCTGATGGAAGCGCCGGCGTGGGACAACGCCACGCTCGAAGACCTCGCTCAGGTCATGGGCGATGCATCCATTTGCGGATTGGGGCAGGCTGCGCCCAACCCCATCCGCTGCATCCAGAAGTACTTCCCGCAGGAAATATGA